In Melitaea cinxia chromosome 4, ilMelCinx1.1, whole genome shotgun sequence, a single genomic region encodes these proteins:
- the LOC123670016 gene encoding uncharacterized protein LOC123670016: MNFYLFFVLFGYFFAWSSGMLYRRDSDNVLKPDLLPVSSTVMPLPYYSVFGYEKKLLRDKHKKRPQGVISLVTKQPK, from the exons AtgaatttttacttgttttttgtgTTGTTCGGATATTTTTTTGCGTGGAGCAGCGGGATGCTGTACCGACGGGACTCCGATAATGTTTTGAAACCCG ATCTCCTGCCCGTGTCGTCTACGGTGATGCCGCTACCATACTACTCTGTGTTCGGATACGAAAAGAAATTACTCCGGGATAAACACAAAAAGCGACCCCAAGGGGTCATCTCGCTAGTCACTAAGCAACCGAAATAA